The following coding sequences lie in one Clostridiisalibacter paucivorans DSM 22131 genomic window:
- a CDS encoding UPF0236 family transposase-like protein, which yields MYKISLKEMDINFKDLEKRIYEFVCRQACEIITELLNQLDDELMKERDKKIYRNKGFKKTCIKTVMGE from the coding sequence ATGTATAAGATAAGTTTAAAGGAAATGGATATAAATTTCAAGGATTTAGAGAAAAGGATTTATGAATTTGTTTGCCGTCAGGCATGTGAAATAATCACAGAGCTACTTAATCAACTAGATGATGAGCTAATGAAAGAAAGAGATAAGAAGATATATAGAAATAAAGGTTTCAAGAAAACATGTATCAAGACAGTAATGGGTGAGAT